CGCCGCCATGATGGCGATCTCCGAGGATGGCGAAGGGGGATGGATCGATCACCTGTACGTCGCGCCGGAGCACGTGGGGCGCGGGGTGGGGAGCGCGCTCGTGAATGAGGCGCTCGCCCTGCTTCGTGCGCCGGTGCGGTTGTATACGTTTCAAAGCAACGTGCGGGCGCGCGAGTTCTATGAGGCGCGGGGGTTCAGG
This region of Candidatus Binatia bacterium genomic DNA includes:
- a CDS encoding GNAT family N-acetyltransferase; protein product: MPDIPIGHTDGQVRAWIAGSVMVEKRVYVAVENESVAAMMAISEDGEGGWIDHLYVAPEHVGRGVGSALVNEALALLRAPVRLYTFQSNVRAREFYEARGFR